The nucleotide window CGCCCGCGGGGTTGAACGCGCTGGACCAGCTCACCTTGCAGCCCGCGCCGTCTTCCTGCACGCGGAGCGTCGCCCGGTAGCCGCTCACGGGAATCGGGCCCTCCTCGATGGTGTAGGTGCAGGCGCGATCCGCGTCGCTGTGGCGCTCCAGCCGCTCGAGGACCACCGCGCCGCCCACCACCTCCAGCCGGC belongs to bacterium and includes:
- a CDS encoding SRPBCC family protein, with amino-acid sequence MPEVSMSVKLNASADEVWGLIGGFNALPDWHPAAAKSTLEAGGKVRRLEVVGGAVVLERLERHSDADRACTYTIEEGPIPVSGYRATLRVQEDGAGCKVSWSSAFNPAG